The Kordia sp. SMS9 DNA window CCAGCGGAAGCTCATCCACAAGTCGCTGAATTTCCGAAACTTCATCAACTGGTTTTTGATAGGTTTTTTGTCGTTCCAGAATGACGTCACTTTGCGAAGCGATGAGGAATTTTTTCTTCCGCAGAAACGACAAACTTTCTCGGATCATGATTTTACGAATCCAACCTTCAAAACTTCCTTCGTTTTTATATTTTTTTATGTTGAAAAATACTTTTACAAAACCATTATTCATCGCTTCTTCCGCCATCGTTTTGTCAGAAATAAAGTTTTGACACGCCGCTAACATTTTGGGTGCAAAGGCATCGTAGACCGCTTTTTGTGCCAACTCATCGCCTTTGATCAATGCTTTGATGTTATATGTTGCTGCGTTTGTGTTTTCCAAAAACGTTTGCCCTATTTGGTTGTTTTGTATTTGAATGGTTTTTAACAAGCTGTCGATATAATAATAATCGGAATGATGAAAAATTCGCCACTTATGCCATAATTCACACGTACATACATCGTTTGCTCTTGCTGAATATTTTGATACGAGGTTTGCGAAAGCGGATTGGTTTCTGCATCAGCATCTTGTTGTGTTTCATAAAAGGCGATGCTGTCATCATCTGTGAGTGTTGCTAAATCTTCAATTTGTAAAATGCAAGGTATGTAATTTTCAAAAACAAATTCTGAAATTTCAGCACCGACTGTGGTTTCACATTCCTCAAATATGAGCTGTGTGCAATAGTTGTCATCGCATTCTTTGGTAAGCGTAAAACTCACCCCATTATTTTCAAATTGCATTACTTCATCCGTAAAGCTAACTACTTTCCAGTCAAAATTCCAGTCGTCTGCGGTGATTCCTTCTTCCTCAAATGTGATATTTACATGCAATTCGTCTTCAATGAAGTAGAAAATCCAAGTGCCTTCATGCAATTCACCATTGTTGTAAAATTGAAACGTTCCGTTGTCAGCCACATCAAAAACCGCGTTTTCATAAATGTCTTCGGTTTCGTCATCGTGACTTACAATCCACACACATTCTTGAAATATTAAATTACATTCTCCTATAATTTCTTCTTGCTGTGCTTCTATACAATCGTCAATCGCTTGTTTCAGCTCGTCTTTGTTTTGAATGAGAAATTCTTCGCCACTTTCTAAAATACTTTGAATGGGAAAATTGATTCCGATACTG harbors:
- a CDS encoding RNA polymerase sigma factor, which gives rise to MLKTIQIQNNQIGQTFLENTNAATYNIKALIKGDELAQKAVYDAFAPKMLAACQNFISDKTMAEEAMNNGFVKVFFNIKKYKNEGSFEGWIRKIMIRESLSFLRKKKFLIASQSDVILERQKTYQKPVDEVSEIQRLVDELPLEFKLVFNLYAVEGYAHKEISELLKIPAATSKTRLFRARTLLKEQLQTLKKANGRF